In Chryseobacterium oryzae, the genomic stretch ACGGAGGAATTTATTCGTAATTAATGTATATTATTGCAATATAACAATGTACCAAATTAATGTAAAAGGATAGCAATATAACAATTTACCAATCTGATTCGGCTTTGTAAAATTGATGCATCGGTACATTATTAAATTGTTAAATTTAAAAAGATGGAAAACAGGGTTGTGATTACCGGAATGGGAATTTATTCCTGCATAGGAACTTCTTTGGAAGAGGTGAAAGAATCTCTCTATCAGGGCAAATCCGGTATTGTTTTAGACGAAAACAGAAAAGAATTTGGCTTCCGCTCGGGTCTTACCGGCGTGGTTCCGAAGCCTGATCTCAAAAACCTTCTCGGCAGAAGACAGCGCATCAGTATGGGTGAAGAAAGCGAGTATGCTTACATCGCTACGCTCGATGCATTGAAACAGGCTAATATCACGCAGGAATTTTTAGATGAGAATGAGGTGGGTATTTTATATGGAAATGACAGTGTTTCTCAGGCAGTTGTAGAGTCTATCGACATTGCAAGAGAAAAAAAAGACACAACACTCATGGGCTCGGGAGCAATTTTCAAGTCGATGAATTCTACTGTTACGATGAATCTTTCAACCATTTTTAAATTAAGAGGGATTAATCTTACCATCAGTGCAGCTTGTGCAAGCGGTTCTCACTCGTTAGGTCTTGCTTTTATGATGATTAAAAATGGCTTTCAGGATATGATTATCTGTGGCGGAGCACAGGAAACCAACAAATATTCGATGGCGAGCTTTGATGGGCTGGGCGTTTTTTCTGTTCGTGAAAATGAGCCTACAAAAGCATCAAGACCTTTCGATTCTGGAAGAGATGGTTTAATTCCCAGCGGTGGTGCTGCAACTTTAATTGTTGAAAGTTTAGAATCTGCTCAAAAAAGAGGAGCCAATATTATTGCAGAAATTGTCGGCTACGGATTTTCTTCCAACGGCGGTCATATCTCTACTCCTAATGTAGATGGTCCTGCTTTGGCCATGAACAGAGCATTGCAACAATCTGGTTTGCAGGTGAAAGATATTGATTATATTAATGCTCACGCTACGTCTACCCCAATTGGGGATGCTAATGAAGCAAAAGCAATCTACGAAATTTTCGGTGATGAAGTTCCCGTAAGTTCTACAAAATCAATGACGGGGCACGAGTGTTGGATGGCTGGAGCAAGCGAGGTGATTTATTCTATCCTAATGATGGAGAACGATTTTGTGGCGCCGAATATCAATTTGGAAAATCCTGATGAAGAAGCACAAAAGATAAATTTAATCTCCGAAACCAAAAATCAAAAAATTGACGTATTTTTGTCGAATTCTTTTGGATTTGGCGGAACCAATTCCGCTTTAATCGTTAAAAAATTTGAATAAAAACATGGAAAAAGAAAAAATTGTTGCCATTGCAAATGATTTTTTAATCAATGAATTTGAGGTAGATGGAGACGAAATAAATAACGAGGCACACTTCAAAAAAACTTTGGGATTAGACAGTTTAGACTATATAGATTTGGTAGTGGTTATCGAATCTAATTTTGGCGTAAAACTGGGCGAAGCAGATTTTAAAGACATCATCACTTTCGACGATTTCTATTCGACGATTGAGAAAAAAATTGCAGAAAAAAACGCTTAACTATTGATTAAAATTTTACTCAAAAATGTAATAATATAACATCTGACAGTAATGCAATATTTAAAGAGATTGCTGTTTTGTCAGATTGATACATTATTAAACTAATGCTATGAACAAATGGAAAGGTAAATCTAAAGGTACTATTTTAGGGTACCGGATTTTTGTTTGGTGCATTAGGAATTTAGGCATCCGCAGTTCATATTTTGTACTTTATTTTGTTGCATTTTATTACTTTTTATTCGAAAAGAAAAGCAACAGATATTACAGGTATTATTTTCAGAAACGCCTTAAGTATGGTTTTTGGAAAACAAAGCGTTCTCAATTTAAAAATTACTTCACATTCGGGACCATTTTAATCGATAAAACTGCTATTTCAGCTGGTTTGCGCAACAAATACACCTATGAATTTGACGGAATTGAAAATTTAAAAAACCTTTTATCAGAAAAAAAAGGCGGCGTCCTCATCAGTGCACACATCGGAAATTTCGAAGTGGCAGAACATTTTTTCGCAGAGATAGATTTCGATTGTCAGATTAATTTAATCACAACAGATCAGGAAGTTACCATTATAAAAGAATACTTGGAAAGCGTTTCTGTGAAGAAAAGCAATAT encodes the following:
- a CDS encoding acyl carrier protein, encoding MEKEKIVAIANDFLINEFEVDGDEINNEAHFKKTLGLDSLDYIDLVVVIESNFGVKLGEADFKDIITFDDFYSTIEKKIAEKNA
- a CDS encoding beta-ketoacyl-[acyl-carrier-protein] synthase family protein; translation: MENRVVITGMGIYSCIGTSLEEVKESLYQGKSGIVLDENRKEFGFRSGLTGVVPKPDLKNLLGRRQRISMGEESEYAYIATLDALKQANITQEFLDENEVGILYGNDSVSQAVVESIDIAREKKDTTLMGSGAIFKSMNSTVTMNLSTIFKLRGINLTISAACASGSHSLGLAFMMIKNGFQDMIICGGAQETNKYSMASFDGLGVFSVRENEPTKASRPFDSGRDGLIPSGGAATLIVESLESAQKRGANIIAEIVGYGFSSNGGHISTPNVDGPALAMNRALQQSGLQVKDIDYINAHATSTPIGDANEAKAIYEIFGDEVPVSSTKSMTGHECWMAGASEVIYSILMMENDFVAPNINLENPDEEAQKINLISETKNQKIDVFLSNSFGFGGTNSALIVKKFE
- a CDS encoding LpxL/LpxP family acyltransferase, which gives rise to MNKWKGKSKGTILGYRIFVWCIRNLGIRSSYFVLYFVAFYYFLFEKKSNRYYRYYFQKRLKYGFWKTKRSQFKNYFTFGTILIDKTAISAGLRNKYTYEFDGIENLKNLLSEKKGGVLISAHIGNFEVAEHFFAEIDFDCQINLITTDQEVTIIKEYLESVSVKKSNMKFIYIKEDMSHIFEINEALSKNELICFTGDRYFEGSKFLEADLLGKTAKFPAGPFLIASRLGVPVVYVYVMKEKNLHYHLYARVAQNIKKRDSQGLLNSYVQNLESMVKKYPLQWFNYFDFWDDVD